GACGTGGTGCGCAACACGCTCACGGTCCTCGACGCCGCGGGCCGGCCCGACGTCCCGGTTGCCCGCGGTGCCGCCGTACCGCTGATCCAGCCGGTGCGGTCGGCGCAGCATGTCCACGGTGAGGACGGGCTCGGCGATCTGGACTGGCCGCGGTCGACGCGGGCGACGGACCCGCGGCATGCAGTCGAACTCCTCCGCGACGTACTGCGGGACGCGGCGGCGACCGGGGAGCTCATCACGTTGATCCCGTTGGCGCCGCTGACGAACATCGCGCTGCTGCTCCGGACGTATCCGGAGGCGGCGCAGGGTCTGCGCGAGATCGTGTTCATGGGCGGCGCGGCCGGGATCGGGAATGCGACAGCCGCGGCGGAGTTCAACATCTGGACCGATCCCGAGGCGGCCGCGATTGTGCTGGCCGCGGCCCGGGATCTCGGCATCGCGGTGACCATGTACGGGCTGGATGTCTTCTACGACGTCGTGGTCACGCTCGACCAGGCGCGTGCGTTGAGCGGATCGCCCTCGGCCGAGCTGGCGTGCAAGCTGATCGAGAAGCGCAGCGAGCGGTACCAGTCGGACGGCGGCAGCATCGGCGACGGCGGGGCGGTGTGCGCGGTGATCGATCCGTCGGGCCTGACGACGCAGGAGTACCCGGTACGCATCGAGTTGTCCGGGAGTTGGTCGCGCGGGCGGACGATCGTCGACACGCGGGGCGCGTCGGACGTCGCGAACGATCCGCAGGGAC
This Kribbella sp. NBC_00482 DNA region includes the following protein-coding sequences:
- a CDS encoding nucleoside hydrolase yields the protein MKPVILDVDTGLDDACALLLAARHPELDLKAVTCVGGNVGIDDVVRNTLTVLDAAGRPDVPVARGAAVPLIQPVRSAQHVHGEDGLGDLDWPRSTRATDPRHAVELLRDVLRDAAATGELITLIPLAPLTNIALLLRTYPEAAQGLREIVFMGGAAGIGNATAAAEFNIWTDPEAAAIVLAAARDLGIAVTMYGLDVFYDVVVTLDQARALSGSPSAELACKLIEKRSERYQSDGGSIGDGGAVCAVIDPSGLTTQEYPVRIELSGSWSRGRTIVDTRGASDVANDPQGPAATIRVATAVDGKRYAELWLATVS